The Impatiens glandulifera chromosome 8, dImpGla2.1, whole genome shotgun sequence genome includes a window with the following:
- the LOC124912261 gene encoding sugar transport protein 4-like encodes MDDFLEKFFPNIYAKEKSNKDVNQYCKFDNHMLTLFTSSLYLAALVASLFASATTRVLGRKVSMILGGSVFLVGSIFNCIANNLTMLIIGRLLLGVGIGYANQSAPLYLSEMAPSHMRGALNIGFQLAVSIGIFAANLVNYGTSQIKGDYGWRISLGLAAVPAIIMTIGATFLPDTPNSLIERGQPELAREMLQKIRGTTNVNAEFQDLVDATEASKQVQHPWRDILQKRYRPQLVIGVFIPFFQQMTGINVIMFYAPVLFKTLGFGDNASLMSAVITGLVNVFATLVSVFSVDKFGRRVLFIQGGIQMFICQIIVGTLIGKTFGLGGEGSFSILTGNITLIIICLYVAAFAWSWGPLGWLVPSEIFPLETRSAGQSINVSVNMLFTFIIGQLFLSMLCHMKFGLFFFFAGFVLLMTIFVYLFVPETKNVPIEEMNWVWKQHWFWGKYIPDDAVGVIFHNHHVPKPV; translated from the exons ATGGATGATTTCTTGGAGAAATTCTTTCCCAATATTTATGCAAAGGAGAAGAGTAATAAAGATGTTAACCAATATTGTAAATTCGACAACCACATGCTCACATTGTTCACGTCTTCTCTTTACTTGGCTGCATTGGTTGCCTCGTTGTTTGCTTCCGCAACCACTAGGGTTTTGGGGCGTAAGGTCTCCATGATTCTAGGAGGCAGCGTTTTCCTTGTCGGTTCTATCTTCAATTGCATCGCCAATAACCTGACTATGCTCATCATTGGCCGTTTGTTGCTTGGAGTAGGCATTGGTTATGCTAATCAG TCCGCGCCATTATATCTTTCGGAAATGGCACCATCGCATATGAGGGGAGCGCTTAACATCGGTTTCCAATTAGCCGTCTCGATTGGTATCTTTGCGGCCAACTTAGTAAACTACGGTACATCCCAAATAAAGGGCGACTACGGTTGGAGAATCTCATTAGGTCTAGCCGCGGTCCCCGCTATTATCATGACAATTGGCGCGACTTTCCTTCCCGACACTCCAAACTCCCTCATCGAGAGAGGCCAACCGGAATTGGCAAGAGAAATGTTGCAAAAAATTCGTGGTACCACTAACGTGAACGCAGAATTCCAGGACCTAGTCGATGCCACTGAGGCATCGAAGCAGGTCCAACATCCTTGGAGGGACATACTACAAAAGAGGTATAGGCCACAACTCGTTATCGGGGTGTTCATTCCATTCTTTCAACAAATGACGGGTATTAATGTCATCATGTTCTATGCTCCGGTCCTTTTTAAGACATTGGGGTTCGGCGACAATGCCTCGCTCATGAGTGCGGTCATCACGGGCCTAGTGAATGTCTTTGCGACTTTGGTTTCGGTTTTTAGCGTCGATAAGTTTGGACGAAGGGTGTTGTTCATTCAAGGAGGAATTCAAATGTTTATTTGCCAG ATTATAGTTGGAACCCTAATAGGCAAGACATTCGGACTTGGTGGTGAAGGGTCATTCTCCATATTAACGGGAAACATTACTCTCATCATCATATGTCTCTATGTCGCGGCTTTCGCGTGGTCATGGGGTCCACTCGGATGGTTGGTTCCGAGCGAGATCTTTCCTTTAGAGACTCGCTCGGCTGGCCAATCCATCAATGTCTCGGTGAACATGTTATTCACATTCATCATCGGCCAATTGTTTCTCTCTATGTTGTGTCACATGAAGTTCGGACTATTCTTTTTCTTCGCCGGATTCGTCTTGTTGATGACTatttttgtctatttatttGTCCCCGAGACAAAGAATGTGCCAATTGAGGAGATGAATTGGGTTTGGAAACAACATTGGTTTTGGGGCAAGTACATTCCGGATGATGCTGTTGGTGTTATCTTCCACAATCATCATGTTCCTAAACCAGTGTAA